One segment of Cutaneotrichosporon cavernicola HIS019 DNA, chromosome: 4 DNA contains the following:
- a CDS encoding uncharacterized protein (NAD(P)H-binding), with product MKFLVFGGGGRIAVLFAKLASPKHSVTSVVRNSKHDATLKSIGATPEVLDIEHATASQVLSLLKKTTPDVIVWAAAGSEGSAASMEAVDHQGARKVFDAAREANMKRVLVVSTIDARDGSLPYPKYYSEGSKLTSKTFQTAMPDYLKAKYAAEVALQASGLDFTCLRPGALTNQPASGALLGITEMARDGVTEVMDIGDMAAKLLPASRELVAQVLLASAEEPGTIGLTFQVMDGKKTVQEEIKKVVDEKIDVWKADYH from the exons ATGAAGTTCCTCGTctttggtggtggcggccgCATCGCCGTCCTCTTCGCCAAGCTGGCTTCCCCCAAGCACTCTGTTACCTCTGTTGTGCGCAACAGCAAGCA CGATGCGACTCTCAAGTCGATCGGGGCCACTCCCGAGGTCCTGGACATTGAACACGCCACGGCGTCCCAGGTCCTCTCACTCCTCAAGAAGACCACGCCCGATGTCATTGTCTGGGCCGCGGCCGGAAGCGAGGGCTCTGCCGCGTCCATGGAGGCTGTCGACCACCAAGGTGCCCGCAAGGTCTTTGACGCAGCGCGCGAGGCCAACATGAAGCGCGTACTCGTCGTTAGCACCATTGATGCTCGCGACGGCAGCCTTCCGTACCCCAAGTACTACTCTGAGGGTTCCA AACTCACCTCCAAGACGTTCCAGACCGCCATGCCCGACTacctcaaggccaagtacgcggccgaggtcgcgctgCAGGCCAGCGGGCTGGACTTTACCTGCCTCCGCCCTGGAGCTCTCACCAACCAGCCCGCCAGTGGCGCGCTGCTCGGTATCACCGAGATGGCCAGGGACGGCGTCACAGAAGTCATGGACATTGGCGACATGGCAGCCAAGCTCCTTccggcgtcgcgcgagctcgtcgcccaaGTTCTCCTCGCAagcgccgaggagcccGGCACAATCGGCCTTACCTTCCAAGTCATGGACGGCAAGAAGACTGTTCAGGAGGAGATTAAAAAGGTCGTGGACGAGAAGATTGACGTCTGGAAGGCCGACTACCACTAG
- a CDS encoding uncharacterized protein (Belongs to the glycosyl hydrolase 32 family), producing MGDNQISAGRPAYLSAGRPAYHFIAPKGWMNDPCAPGYDVKTGLYHLFYQWTPLSHRWDKISWGHATSKDLLHWSHASPETPAIQPDQDYDREGIFTGCFWPTGLRGEDQLSVFYTNVDALPLHWTLPYTRGCEGLAVAVSSDRGQTWIKSDANPILSEEPADMVVTGFRDPFLAAWPAMDSARGLEDGRLYGLISGGIKDVGPRTFLYEVDPADLTQWKYLHPLLRVPTNHRPAGRWGGDLGVNLECTNFLSLAADGAERQVIITGSEGGKPRPTAPTQKEAPERTPRYASWLMGTLEERAGEIDLATSASGMVDWGDLYAGNTFKHPDGRTVLWGWVIEECLNDAALEAKSWTGCLGVPRELFLATYDGVTGALASKMDEVRSFEVLSTSDGVCTVATLGIRPLTELGSLRGEQLFHAEFFDGDRLAIADASPLACMINATFDITDDTDEVSIHVRHSGDYSTATRITFYPKRETIVVHRDASNGASDIATYDEEGPMTLLRTDGGIEPLRLQVFLDHDVIEVFANDRFSLATRVYTSSEITGVSYTRKGAARVEELGLWAMKATQ from the exons ATGGGCGACAACCAGATATCAGCCGGACGGCCAGCGTATCTATCAGCGGGACGGCCAGCGTACCACTTCATCGCGCCGAAGGGAT GGATGAACGACCCCTGCGCGCCAGGCTACGACGTCAAGACGGGGCTGTACCACCTCTTCTACCAGTGGACTCCGCTCTCGCACCGATGGGACAAGATTTCATGGGGACATGCGACGAGCAAGGACTTGCTGCACTGGTCGCACGCTTCGCCCGAA ACACCAGCCATCCAGCCGGACCAGGACTATGACCGGGAGGGCATTTTCACCGGGTGTTTCTGGCCCACGGGGCTGCGCGGGGAGGACCAGTTGAGCGTGTTCTACACCAACGTCGACGCTCTCCCGCTCCACTGGACCTTGCCGTACACGCGCGGATGTGAGGGGTTGGCGGTGGCTGTATCAAGCGATCGTGGACAGACAT GGATCAAGTCGGACGCGAACCCGATTCTCAGCGAGGAACCAGCCGACATGGTCGTCACGGGCTTTCGCGACCCGTTTCTCGCGGCGTGGCCAGCGATGGACTCCGCGCGAGGACTCGAGGATGGGAGGTTGTATGGCCTCATCTCGGGCGGCATAAAGGATGTCGGGCCGCGTACCTTCCTGTACGAGGTCGACCCAGCCGACCTGACGCAGTGGAAGTATCTCCACCCCCTTTTGCGCGTGCCAACGAACCATCGTCCAGCCGGGCGTTGGGGTGGCGACCTGGGCGTCAATCTCGAGTGCACCAACTTTCTCTCGCTGGCTGCGGATGGCGCCGAGAGGCAAGTCATCATCACGGGCTCCGAGGGCGGGAAACCACGCCCGACTGCGCCCACTCAGAAGGAAGCTCCGGAACGCACGCCGCGCTACGCATCCTGGCTTATGGGCACACTGGAGGAGAGGGCAGGTGAAATCGAcctggcgacgagcgcgtcgggcATGGTGGACTGGGGCGACCTGTACGCTGGCAACACGTTCAAGCATCCCGACGGGCGCACGGTTCTATGGGGCTGGGTGATCGAGGAGTGCTTGAACGACGCGGCCCTCGAGGCAAAGTCGTGGACAGGATGCCTTGGTGTGCCGCGCGAGCTCTTCCTCGCAACGTACGACGGGGTCACGGGTGCTTTGGCATccaagatggacgaggtgcgGAGCTTTGAGGTACTCTCGACCTCGGATGGCGTGTGCACTGTCGCCACGCTCGGCATCCGGCCCCTCACGGAGCTGGGGTCGTTGCGGGGTGAGCAGTTATTCCACGCCGAGTTTTTCGACGGCGAtcgcctcgccatcgcggACGCCTCCCCGCTTGCGTGCATGATCAACGCGACGTTTGACATCACGGACGACACGGATGAGGTATCGATTCACGTCCGGCACAGCGGCGACTACAGCACCGCGACGCGGATCACATTCTACCCTAAGCGCGAGACGATCGTGGTGCACCGCGACGCGTCAAATGGCGCAAGCGACATCGCAACgtacgacgaggagggtcCGATGACTCTCCTCCGCACCGATGGCGGGATCGAGCCCCTAAGGCTCCAGgtcttcctcgaccacgACGTGATCGAGGTGTTTGCCAACGACCGTTTCTCCCTCGCGACGCGAGTGTACACCTCATCGGAGATCACAGGCGTGTCGTACACACGTAAAGGGGCAGCGCGGGTTGAGGAGCTGGGCCTGTGGGCGATGAAGGCGACGCAGTAG
- a CDS encoding uncharacterized protein (Belongs to the type-B carboxylesterase lipase family) — protein sequence MVESVLQHPTIGNIKGVIKVPGVTQLLGVQYATLADRFAPGVLLESYPADHARVRDGVLDATTVGPIPISPANGCSWEHSLIQQSLPSPEFEQNDTECLTLNIALPSKVASTSALPVLALVHGGAFATGSSSYPQYDLARIVQISIEQDQPIIAVGINYRLGVAGFLYSSAMAAAGYKPNNGLADQRLGFKWIRKHIAGFNGDPECVTFIGESAGAASGTFLMHSEEPLFSQFIGMSGSSLVKAKPMALAERSFAAALELLATDGAPVPSGGKAQVQRYLDASMEDIREKIGRKVPMAPLIDGDLIPRATTYAALADKREALKLFPGMKWCKRVLVGDCQMDGSAYAPRVSARADILPKTLADHLKATFDPINTSLAPAIISGYGLESTATANTPESLVAVLGLATDICFALGARAFARAWSDVGSETGTESFLYRFNEPNPWDGPWKGHATHILDIAFVLQNYRECLAPGQQKAGDRFTKDVISFVNGGSPWPAYKDGAEESAMVYFATEQGEKDESRIVPHETPETVDRRDIIQRLMKQEVFDKVMEAWEGFMKGPK from the exons ATGGTCGAAAGTGTCCTGCAGCATCCAACTATTGGGAACATCAAGGGCGTCATCAAGGTCCCTGGAGTTACCCAGCTGCTTGGAGTGCAGTACGCAACTCTTGCTGACCGGTTCGCTCCGGGTGTGCTCCTTGAGTCTTACCCAGCGGATCATGCCCGTGTCCGAGACGGCGTTCTGGATGCCACTACAGTCGG GCCCATCCCCATCAGCCCCGCCAACGGTTGCAGCTGGGAGCACAGCCTCATCCAGCAGTCTCTCCCATCCCCGGAGTTTGAACAGAATGACACCGAGTGTCTGACGCTCAACATAGCTCTCCCCAGCAAAGTGgcatcgacgtcggcatTGCCAgtactcgcgctcgtccatGGTGGTGCTTTTGCGACTGGAAGCAGCTCATACCCTCAGTACGACTTGGCTCGCATCGTTCAGATAAGCATAGAGCAAGATCAGCCTATCATAGCGGTGGGCATTAA CTATCGTCTGGGTGTTGCTGGATTTCTATACTCGTCGGCCATGGCAGCCGCGGGATACAAGCCGAACAATGGCTTGGCCGACCAGCGCCTTGGCTTCAAGTGGATCCGCAAGCATATTGCAGGCTTCAACGGTGATCCGGAGTGTGTCACATTCATCGGTGAAAGTGCAGGAGCAG CGTCGGGCACCTTCCTCATGCACTCCGAGGAACCCCTGTTCAGCCAATTCATTGGCATGAGCGGCTCGTCTCTCGTGAAGGCCAAACCGATGGCGCTCGCAGAGCGGTCGTTCGCTGCCGCTCTTGAGTTGCTTGCGACTGATGGCGCCCCCGTCCCCTCAGGTGGGAAAGCTCAGGTGCAACGCTACCTTGACGCTTCCATGGAGGACATCCGGGAGAAGATTGGGCGCAAGGTCCCCATGGCCCCACTTATAGACGGCGACCTGATCCCTCGCGCCACGACGTACGCCGCCCTGGCCGACAAACGGGAGGCACTCAAGCTGTTCCCCGGCATGAAGTGGTGCAAGAGGGTCTTGGTGGGCGACTGCCAAATGGATGGCAGCGCTTACGCACCTCGCGTGTCGGCACGAGCCGACATCCTTCCGAAGACGCTCGCAGATCACCTCAAAGCGACCTTCGACCCCATCAACACATCACTCGCACCTGCCATCATCTCCGGTTACGGCTTGGAATCCACCGCAACGGCCAACACCCCCGAGTCACTTGTGGCTGTCTTAGGATTGGCGACCGACATTTGCTTCGCTCTTGGTGCCAGAGCCTTCGCCAGGGCATGGTCCGATGTGGGTTCGGAGACTGGCACTGAGTCCTTCCTATATCGCTTTAACGAACCCAATCCATGGGATGGGCCGTGGAAGGGCCATGCGACCCATATTCTGGACATTGCATTCGTGCTGCAAAACTACCGGGAGTGTTTGGCACCTGGCCAGCAAAAGGCAGGCGATCGGTTTACCAAGGATGTCATTTCGTTCGTGAACGGAGGATCACCTTGGCCGGCGTACAAagacggcgccgaggaaAGTGCGATGGTGTACTTTGCAACGGAGCAAGGTGAGAAAGACGAGTCGCGCATCGTGCCGCACGAGACGCCCGAGACGGTGGACAGAAGGGATATCATCCAGAGGTTGATGAAGCAAGAGGTATTTGACAAAGTCATGGAGGCCTGGGAGGGGTTCATGAAGGGGCCAAAGTAG
- a CDS encoding uncharacterized protein (Glyoxalase/Bleomycin resistance protein/Dioxygenase superfamily) produces MTVPAEKLISPSSIGHFGIRTTPDKFDAMVKWHLDFFGGRLVLRNSKAAFIAWDHEHHRMVIVSDPAHKQIAERSTAATVYHIAFTLDSLADLATSYEQKKERGIVPHWPVNHGMSTSMYYLDPDGNEFEMQVDNFDTAQEAVDFMMTDEYAQNPIGVDIDIVEFLQRVRSGEDEAVIKKRPVIGQRLSRYENSIYFTKPVET; encoded by the coding sequence ATGACCGTTCCCGCAGAGAAGCTCATCAGCCCGTCGTCGATCGGCCACTTTGGCATCCGCACCACGCCCGACAAGTTTGACGCCATGGTCAAGTGGCATCTCGACTTCTTCGGTGGCCGCCTTGTGCTGCGTAACTCCAAAGCCGCATTCATTGCTTGGGACCACGAGCACCACCGTATGGTCATCGTGTCCGATCCCGCGCACAAGCAGATCGCCGAGCGCTCCACGGCCGCCACCGTCTACCACATTGCATTTACCCTGGACAGCCTGGCTGACCTGGCCACCAGCTACGagcagaagaaggagcgGGGCATCGTGCCGCACTGGCCCGTCAATCACGGCATGAGCACGAGCATGTACTACCTGGACCCGGACGGAAATGAGTTCGAGATGCAGGTCGACAACTTCGACACGGCTCAGGAAGCGGTAGACTTCATGATGACGGACGAGTACGCGCAGAACCCGATCGGGGTGGACatcgacattgtcgagtTCCTCCAGAGGGTCAGAAgcggggaggacgaggcggtgatCAAGAAGCGTCCCGTCATTGGACAGCGGCTGTCGCGGTACGAGAACTCGATCTACTTCACGAAGCCAGTGGAGACGTAG
- a CDS encoding uncharacterized protein (FAD binding domain), protein MTVPNNDKIAIVGAGPSGLAFAAILEKRGGFDYVIYDSCAEEVPPRGGCLDLHPGSGQRALREASVFEEFKKHGRYGEATIHRLFKHDGENMFNFGEGRDAPEIDRWALRKVLLSGVPKEKIHWGKGVAKTERDESGEVVLTFTDGSTAKGFKLVVGADGTWSKVRHLVTDAKPQYSGNLYLTTKINPTNPWYEKMKSLCQMGSMIAMGNGVHMFNSRQGDGHYRVDVGIPGPEDFGTCGIIPDFNDHDNIKKYLMSDDMFGPYSAELQDIIKNSEGPFRPWIMYYFPTERLNWETATGVTLIGDAAHVTTPFVGDGVNCAMRDSIMLADALGEMGVNDEALAAYEKKMFPFAIDVITRSLQSQAMFFEKESPKAFMENMSSGKALIGTTDHI, encoded by the exons ATGACCGTGCCCAACAACGACAAGATTGCCATTGTCGGCGCTGGCCCCTCTGGCCTGGCCTtcgccgccatcctcgaAAAGCGCGGCGGCTTCGACTATGTCATCTACGACAgctgcgccgaggaggtccCACCCCGCGGCGGctgcctcgacctccaccccgGCAGCGGGCAGCGGGCTCTGCGCGAGGCTAGTGTCTTTGAAGAGTTCAAGAAGCACGGCAGATACGGTGAAGCGACAATCCACCGCCTTTTCAAGCACGATGGTGAGAACATGTTCAACTTTGGGGAgggacgcgacgcgcccgAGATTGACCGTTGGGCGCTGCGCAAGGTCCTGCTCTCTGGCGTCCCGAAGGAGAAGATCCACTGGGGAAAGGGCGTGGCAAAGACCGAGAGGGATGAGAGTGGCGAGGTCGTTTTGACCTTCACGGACGGCTCGACGGCTAAGGGGTTCAAACTTGTCGTCGGGGCGGATGGTACTTGGAGCAAGGTCCGGCACCTG GTCACCGATGCCAAGCCGCAGTACTCTGGAAACCTCTACCTCACCACCAAGATCAACCCCACCAACCCTTGGTACGAGAAGATGAAGTCGCTCTGCCAGATGGGCTCCATGATCGCCATGGGCAACGGCGTGCACATGTTCAACTCCCGCCAGGGTGATGGACACTACcgtgtcgacgtcggcatTCCTGGGCCCGAGGATTTTGGAACCTGCGGCATTATTCCCGACTTCAACGACCATGACAACATCAAGAAGTATCTCATGTCGGATGACATGTTCGGCCCGTATTCCGCCGAGTTGCAGGATATCATTAAGAACAGCGAGGGTCCGTTCCGCCCGTGGATCATGTACTACTTCCCAACCGAGCGGCTCAACTGGGAGACGGCAACCGGTGTCACTCTGATCGGCGACGCTGCGCACGTGACGACGCCGTTCGTGGGCGACGGCGTAAACTGCGCCATGCGCGACAGTATCATGCTGGCTGACGCCCTGGGAGAGATGGGTGTGAACGATGAGGCGCTCGCAGCGTACGAGAAGAAGATGTTCCCGTTCGCGATCGACGTCATCACTAGGAGCCTGCAGAGCCAGGCAATGTTCTTCGAGAAGGAGTCGCCGAAGGCGTTTATGGAGAATATGAGCTCGGGCAAGGCGTTGATTGGGACCACGGATCACATTTAA
- a CDS encoding uncharacterized protein (Gentisate 1,2-dioxygenase): MTGEQDQQQEYYSTLDAHHVAPLWGVLHKMVPPRPNPSSQVQTWPYASIRPLLMQAGDLISAEEAERRVLMLVNNPTLGPPYTTDTIYAGLQLILPGETAPAHRHTAFALRFIVEGDSDGAFTAVQGKKVVMERGDVILTPSWTWHDHGSDSKGPMVWLDGLDLPVYRFLPINFAENHSDPRYPSELAEGELAKGLKFPWKDMQTQLDANASTTGHVKLDYRHADGSHLSKTISAQAERVNAGTSSSKVRETLSFVYHVYEGQGYTTIVTPEGEEKVVMWMRKDTFNVPAWSVVSHTCRSQSDSAYLFAITDRPMIEALGLYRKEEL; the protein is encoded by the coding sequence AGCAACAGGAGTACTACTCCACCCTAGACGCCCACCACGTCGCACCCCTTTGGGGAGTTCTCCATAAGATGGTCCCACCCCGCCCCAACCCCTCGTCTCAAGTTCAAACCTGGCCGTACGCATCCATCCGCCCTCTCCTCATGCAAGCGGGAGACCTCATCTCCGCCGAAGAAGCCGAGCGCCGTGTCCTCATGCTCGTCAACAACCCCACTCTCGGTCCGCCCTACACCACCGACACGATCTATGCGGGTTTGCAGCTTATCCTGCCCGGTGAAACTGCCCCCGCGCACAGGCATACTGCTTTTGCGCTGCGATTCATTGTAGAGGGAGACAGCGATGGCGCCTTCACGGCAGTCCAGGGCAAGAAAGTCGTTATGGAGCGAGGCGATGTCATTctgacgccgagctggaccTGGCACGACCACGGGAGCGACAGCAAGGGTCCGATGGTCTGGCTTGacggccttgatctccCAGTCTATCGATTCCTGCCCATCAACTTTGCAGAGAACCACAGCGATCCGCGGTACCCGAgcgagcttgccgagggGGAACTTGCCAAAGGCCTGAAGTTCCCCTGGAAGGATATGCAGACCCAGCTTGATGCGAACGCCTCCACAACCGGACATGTGAAGCTTGACTATCGGCACGCTGATGGCTCGCATCTATCAAAGACGATTTCGGCGCAAGCCGAAAGGGTCAACGCAGGAACATCGAGTAGCAAGGTTCGCGAGACGCTGTCGTTTGTGTACCACGTCTATGAGGGCCAGGGTTATACGACAATCGTGACCcccgagggtgaggagaaGGTGGTCATGTGGATGCGCAAGGACACGTTCAACGTCCCCGCCTGGAGTGTCGTGTCGCACACTTGTAGGTCGCAGAGTGATAGCGCGTACTTGTTTGCTATCACTGACCGGCCAATGATCGAGGCGCTGGGTTTGTACAGGAAGGAAGAGTTGTAG